In the Salvia splendens isolate huo1 chromosome 16, SspV2, whole genome shotgun sequence genome, AGGTGGCTACTTTCCTCACACAAGAGAAAGAGTTTATCCGGGAATTCGCTAAGATGCGACTGGAGATAATCAGAGCCCCAGCATAATTTCCACCTTGGTTATAGAACCaaacttaagagccagaatcatCTACGGCCAGAGACGCGATGAGGCGTTAGAAAAGATCCGCCTCAAAGTGAGGACCGGAAAAGGGGACAGTTACATCGAAGAGGCGGATAACGCCCTCACCTTCGAAGGAAAACTGTGTGTACCCAATGATAAGGCACTTAggaacgagatcatgagtgaagctcacgAGACGCCCTAcactgcccatcctggaagtacgaagatgtatcaggacttgaagatgcaattttggtgggatggcatgaagagaagcatagcTTCATTCGTAGAAAGATGCCTGGCTTGCTAGCAAGTGaaggctttacatcaacgaccctatggaagTTGCAGCcctcgagattccagaatggaaatgggagcatatagcaatggattttATTATAGGATTGCCAAAATATCAGCGAGGAAATACTGCcatctgggtgattatagatcgtctcaccaaaagtgctcactttataccaattcgtatcacataTGGATCAGACAAGTTGGCACAGATTTATGTACAAGAGATCATACGCCTGCATGGTGTACCAGTGATGATCACTTCggatcgagattcaaaatttacttctagaatttggataagcctacaacgagagttaggcactcagctGAACTTCAGCGCagcattccatccacagacggacAGACAGTCCGAAAGGACAATTCAGCCATTAgaagatatgttgagagccATAGTGCTCGACCGTCGAGTAAGCTGGGAgccagtacttccacttatagagtttgcctacaacaacagttaccaGACAACCATCAATATGGCCACATATGAAACACTTtatgggaagaagtgtagatcatCGCtttttgggatgaagttggtgagagaagaattctcggaccagactcggtagaggaaatgatagaaatagTCCGACAGATCCGAGagaggatcaaagaagctcaagatagacagaaatctTACGCAGATACTCACAGAAGCGAGTTACAGTTCCAATCGGGAGACAAagtctttctgaaagtatccccgtcgaaagggataactaGATTCGGCGTCAAGGACAAGCTAAAACCGCGTTTCATCAAACCCCATGAGATCCTAGAAATCGTCGGCCCTGTGGCATACAGATTAGCACTTCCACCGAGTTTTGGAAAGGTGCACAATGTGTTTCacgtgtcacaattgaggaaataggtgttcgatcccaaacacatagtacaccaataagaaatggtgttagaaccaaatttgagctatgaagaaaagctAGAAGCTCTAGACCGAAAAGTAaaagaattgagaaataaagttattgtaacagtgaaagtcctaTGGAAGCACCACGGCCGCGAGGATGCAATGTGGGAGCTTGAGGACCAgaagaaagagaaatacccaGAGCTTTTTGTAATAGCCGCGATCTAAATTGActagaaatttaaagaagaaaGACGAAAGAGTATTGGTTCAATTCTTGagtaaacaaaaaaaactcAACATTTAGTATCGAGATAAGTCTTAAATTACAGATATTgacaaagaaaaacaaaggaAAAGAAATACACATGAAATATTACAAAGACTTGTTTACATGttaaagaaaaggagaaaattaCGAGTAAGAACCCTATCTCTTTACAAATGAAACTATTAGCTTCGACCCTTCCTTCTTAGCTTGGATTTCGGTCCGATTGTGCCGACAGCCCGATGAGCCGAGACATCCAGGGAACCCGCTCTCGGTAGTTAGCCATGACCTCTGCCAAACCAAACAAAATCAAAGAGGAATTCCATGCTTCATAGAAGAGAAAAGGGGCAGCGGGACCCCTCCGGGAAGAGTACGAAAGACTCACCAATTGGGACAACCTGCAGTAGTGCAACTCCTGCACATCTCCAGCCCATGTCCAGCCGCTATGAGCCAAGAAAAGGGGCACAACTACAGCTGCTCTACAGAGCTTCAACTGCAGAGATTCAGTTAACCACCTTACAGAGCTCAGTCCCTGCAAAAACCGTACCAAAAACTCAGATAGAGTGCTGCAAAGACAGGGGAATAAGGCCACTGCAGTAGAGTAGCAAATGAGGATGGAAtcacatttatttttatgagtACATGCCCTGCCTTGCTGCAGGAGGATCAGCCGACATACAATCAAAGTGGGGACCCTTTTTCCTGCACTAAAcagcagctttcagttacacacCCTCTATATATGGAGATAACCCCTTGGTCTCACCCTCTTTCACCACCATATACCAATTAGCAAGATAATGCGTAGAGAGTGCGAGAGAGACAAGTCTAGGAGCAAGATACAAAATGGTGAAAAAAAAGGTAACCTCCATATCCCTTTCTTTTCCTCAAACTCAAGCATGAATCACAACATCACATAGAGACACCGCCACATAGAAACCTCATTTAGCATGCTAAATCTCAAGTAAAtcaatagaaaagaaaaagacaCCAAGCATGAAGAAATTTGGAGTTATATTACATGATGGAAAATGAGGAACAAAATGCTACTGCCACATGCTCAACATCACAAATAATCTAAGGaataacaattaaaaatttGCAAATGACGAAGGAGATTGAGTTGGGTTAGAGATAGCTTAACTTTAGTCTGAACAGCGAAGGTGAGAGGGCGGCGCCTCGAGCTTCGTCGAACAGCAACTGAGGCAGAGACCTCGCCAGAGGACGACGAGCCTTGTTGGACTTCGGTAATGGTGCGCAAACGCCGGGAGTGAACGACGGCGACGGCAGCTCGACGGCGCTGAGACGCCATGTAGTGATGGAGGTGAAGCGTGCGGTTAATGGTGGCGGCGGTTCCATCGAGGAGCGACGCCATGGAGTGGAAAAGGCGACGCCTTCTTCCCACCGGTGACTCCGCCGCGAGAGGAAGAGAAGCGCCGCCGCCTCTGCAAGATTTAGCCCTGCCTCTCGGTTCCGAAGAGAAGACGGCGAGAGATAGATGAACGTAGGTCTCGATTCGCCGGAGATGGTGGCACGCCTCCGTCAGGCGCGGCAGGGGCGGCTGCCTGCAATGTAGACGAGAGGAGGGAGAGAGATGGAGGAGTTAGGGATTTGAAATCAATTTGGGGGAGAAATTAGattaaagagaaagaagagaaggaagagagaCAGTGGACGGATGggagtattttataaaaaagaTTTTGACTTTGCCGTTTTTTTTAACCTCCTCTTCTTTATTTTGGGCCACACTTCCTTTATTCTAATTGGGCCTAGAAATTGAGTTTTAGCATTTGGGCcaagagtaaaaaaaaagaaagaaggggGATTTGGACCCTTTTCATTTTAAGTAAATGGGCCACgcttttaagaaaaaaaatgggcCACTGCCTTAATAAAGTTTGGAGCCATGAAATCTAATTTTCTTTGGACATTGGAGAAATGTTAGTCATGATAACATGATGTCCAATAAATGATTTAAATTGGACTTTTAttaacgaggtgggcttttctttcaAAACGTGACTTTATATGAAAACGTGAATATTTTGAGATGAGTTGTCATGCCTTGTTTTATTTAGGattacctatctgttggctatgccaagcaagttaaatcgaattcgggtcccagtagggccgcaaactctactcggactagtgtacatatagggaccgtgtgctagcgctaggttggccggtccagtgaccgttggaatgtggccacattcccggttcacacagatcagatatggtatttCATGAGATGTTATGTGACTGCACAGTCAACCTTTTGAAAAGAGAAaagttttagtgaccgggaattattttcagaaaaaccccgcgaTCACTCAGCTTGACTGACAACTAAAagataaaatgttttcggcatgagcccactgagtgcatcaagtactcagccctgcatattgtttttccttaatgtgcaggttgatcgatgtcaaagccgaggaggtgttgggacataagactaaataagtaggaagatagctggtgtagtatgtcttcatacatattacatctgtcttggtactcttccgttgcgcaaatttagAACTTGCTTTTAGCGAGGACAATTGTTCCacaactactctgattcagtataatttgtaccctcaacacatttcagacaatgtttcccTTGATTTAAGCaacttatgatgagttgagacagttccAGTAAGATTTAGTCgcgatatagctacactttctttgactaggaagatgtggtcgtgacattaTTACtttaaattagttagcacactaacgcaaccctatatatatatatatatatatatatataggggagcattattctccttttccactctaagatccttttctcttcgtAATAATAACCGTTAGATCCTTCCAATCAACGGACCACGTTAAtccttattaattatttccgcATTGCATTATAGCTCCTTTCGTTGTGCATTACGGGGGTAATATAGTAAACTTGATAAATTGGAACCGCCATTTTTTTGGGAATTGTGAATGTCACGCCATTTGCAATCTTCCACTCTTCAGTTTTCTCCTATTTACTCCAGGCGACTCCTCGACTCCCCCACTCCTTCCCCTCTCTAAACCCTAATTACATCCGCCAAATTTCGATTTCCATAGCCTCCGCCACCGATTTGCGTCGATTCCACTCCACCGCGGTTACAGCTGCCACAAAATCGACCGGCGTTGACGTGTTTGCACGCCATATTCAACAAATCTCGTAGGTATGTAAAGGGAAAACATTCAACTGAGCGTATGCCTAGGCTTTAGGATATCGGAATTACCTAGGTAATCGTCTAGGGTTGTCTCTGATTATGATTGCTCGACATTGTGTTGGGTTTACCACGTCTCGATTCATGTATCTTATTTCTTTCGGTTTATTCCAGATCAAATATGCCAAAAAGAGGTCGTCCGCGCTCGCAAGCATCACAGGAAGCAGGTAAATTGCACTTGTTGGTTGTGCTTTTCAGTATTATTTTTGTTGAGGATTGCTACTTGCATGTTTCTTTGATGCTCACTATACAGTGTAAAAATGTCTTACTGGACCATTTTAGGTAATTGTTTTGAGGTCAATTGGTTCGAAATAATCGTGTATGTGCTTTCacattttatgaatatgaaTAGCCTTATTTAGATGTCTAGTTTCATTACTTGCTGTAAAACTAGCATTTTAGGGGTATTTTAATGTGCAGTGCTCAAGAGTATATACATTTATTGTTTGTTCggattagtgcattatgtatatgtTTGGAGATTCATTGAGGGTTTTGAATTGTGCATTATGTAGAGTATAGGTAGTGTGCTGCAGAATGCATTATGTAAGAATTCCGTGTGCATTTTTTTGGCCAGACAGTGCATTATAGGTAggtttgtattcattatttgttcATTTTGGGTAGGCCAGACGATACCTCCACAATgttcattattttctttatcttctgCATTATAGGTAggtttgtattcattatttgttcCTTATGCATCATGATGTACTCTTATTTAATATGTAGTGCATTATCTAAAAGAATAATAGCATACCTGGCAGTATATGGTGCATTTTAGAGGTGGGTGCAGTGTATTGTGTGTTATGCAATGTATTTTGAAGACTTATAGTTATATGCATTATTGAACTTAGCCTGTGCATTATTTACCAAGATGTATGCATTATTGTATTAATATTAAGCATTATTGTATTAATATTAAGCATTATTGTATTAATATTAAGCATTATGTATGTGTTTGGagattagtgcattatttaaGTGCTTGGAGATTCATTGTGTGTGTTACATTGTGCATAATGTAGTATAGTGTGCTCCAGAATACAGTATGTAAGAATTCAGTGTGCATTTTTTATGCCagacagtgcattatgtatcattaTGTATTCATTATGTTGCTTTTAACATTGGTCATTGGTTGTATAGGTTTGTTGCCACAGATTTTTACAGAGGAATCTGATTGATGATTTGATATAAATTGATTAAACGTGCATCAACAgtgttcatttttttctttatcttctGCATTATGGGTGGGgttttattcattatttgttcatagtgcatcaagtttgtgtgttatacaatttatttttaagacATATAGTTATATGCATTATTGAACTTAGCCTGAGCATTATATACAAAGATCTATGcattatagtattaatattcAGCATTGCTATTGTATTAGCCATGGTGGTTAAGAAAAACACTTAAGTCCTTTCTTTTGTGTTAATGCACTGTGTTTGCTATAGGTAGGGTTTTATTCATTCATTATTCAGATGGTGTTGTTTTACTAGCTATAAAGTGCATTatgtaaattaaaattgcatatgTTGAAGTATATGGTGCATTTTATAGGTGTATGTAGTGTATCCCGTGTGTTATACACACTGGCTTCAAGAAAAAGTTTAGGGTGCATTATTGAACTTAAATTGTGCATTATGTACCATCATGTATGCATTATAGTTGGCATATTAAGCATTAGTAATGGTAATTGTTGTGGTTGTTAACATCTTAAGTCATTATTTGTTATGACTTAAGCATAATATGTTGTTAAATATGTAGTACTCAGTCTATATAATCTGTTCATGATGTGTTGTTTGTGTCATTTCAGATAAGCTGCTTAGAGTAGACATAGAAGATGCGGTAGATGACATTATTCCAGTTGCGCTTGCAACAAAACTCAGACAAAGATTAGCCGAGATAGCTCCTGGGACTTCTGGTTGTCAGGATGAGCCTAGACCAATTACAGGGCGAAAACATGATCGACTCTACTCCCGTCGAACTCCGTCCGAATTCATAGACTGCCTGAAACGGCTGAATCCCCGACAAAAAAAGGCTGTCACTGATATAGGATTTGGGGCGGTCCTTGATTTTGACGTTAAGGAAATCCCGCCGTATCTTGCTTATTGGGTTCTGAGCGCCTTAAATCTGCCCCGCTGCCAAATTCAACTCACCGGCGGTGAACACCTTACTCTAGACGAGGAGGATGTGCACCTCACGTTGGGGTTccctcgagggccaaaattgaTATCAAGGCCGGAGGATAAGCAGTCAAACTTCGGCTTCAACGACCAAGTGGCAGAGAGATGCCAGAAGGGTCGCTTTAAAATGACACCAAAAGACATTGCACATCTTATGATGGCCGAGGTTGATGGTGGAGACGACTTCAAGAAGCTGTTCATGTTCCTCCTTGAAAATGCGTTGATAGAAACTCCTAGTGATGGCCACTGCAAGCCGAAGATTCTCCATTTCATCGACCATGTTGCTGATATCAACAATCTGAATTGGTGTGGCTACGTGTTGTCTGTCCTGGAGGCCACACACCCGAGCTGGTCTAGCGGACAATCTGTGGTTTATCTAtacagtgcattatgtatacaAACAAAGGCATTATTTACAATATATTATGCATCATGAGAGTTCTACTGATTATACGCGTAAGttggttttctatttttatgcgTACTTTTGAATTTGGTACATTACTTTAGTGAAGCATCACCGTCCACATCAgccaaataaaatttgaaattacgtGAAAGATCCTTAATGTATTCCATGTTATGGAAAATAACACAGTATATAATGCACGGTGTAacacaaataatgcacttattcaGACATGTATTATGTGCAGTACGTTTGTTTATGTAGTGCATTACGATTACTTATTACACCATTATTtacaatatattatgcattatagaGTTATGATGTTTATATGCGTAAGTTGTTTTGTGAAGTCCTTTACAATCGTGTAATTGTTTAGTGTCTTACATACTTTTGTATTTGGTATATTACATTTTTCCTGTTTATATGTGCATTACTTAACTAAAATTGTGCATTATTCATCAACAAATGGTCATTATTTTGCATGCAGTAGGAAACACAAGTATCCATGGCATCATTGAGTTACCTACACACATATACTAGCCGTGCAACCACACCGCTTAGATAACTTCCTACGCTTTATAGTGAAATCAGAACGGGCATTCAACTGGTCATCTTCATCACCCTTCTTCATTtcttccctattgcatacaacaCGATACCACGTCGGGACATCGTCAACCTTCCTCATAGCTTGTTTGCGCGTATCAAAGCCAACAGCGCGGGCATATACCTCGTAGCAAGCGAAAGCGAAATCAAAGGATTGGAATTTCTGACCTACAACAGGCTTCAGATCGGGAGAACATTCAGGTACAAGGACCActgtacataattaaaagagGGGTCAGCATAAAAGTACAACTTTGCGATGTAGTAAGCAAACAATTAATGCACAAACATATATAAATTGGAGAAGTACGTATTTTATGTATACATAAAATGAACGCTAAAATTAAACGTTGTTtgtaatgtgtacgtactataccctagcccctatgcgtattaacccttagggaaaaaataagaaacgtgTACCAAAGATCAAAAGTATTTGCCGATAACTAATCCCAAGACAAACGAGACCTACTAGTTGTTCTATCTTAATTGGCACAACATAGACATTGGACATAAGattttatgcattatacagacaatATAATCCATTACGCATATTCAGTTCGTGCATTATTTGTACGACCATTATTCAGCATACAATGTGCATTGGAGACTTACGTGATGAATTTATAGGTCAAACACGAACTACTCTAACACGTTGTTagtaatgtgtacgtactatacacTAGCCCCcgggcttattaaacccttagggaaaacaagtaAGGTGCGACAAATATCAAAACAAGGACACAAAAATAAATGCATTACATAGGTATTATGCATTGCTGGTCAAGAaatatgcattatataggcagAAATATTCATTATACGTGATCAATTTGTGCATTACATGCATCGTTTAACCTACTGCTGTAGCTATACCGCGAGCAAAACCTGGAAGAAGTCGTCAAATTCGTCGCTGATTAATTACTCTATCCTGAACATTGCTGTTCTTAAAAAATCACATCGAACATTCAGGTACAAGGACCactatacataattaaaagagGGGTCAGCATAAAAGTACAACTTTGCGATGTAGTAAGCAAACAATTAATGCACAAACATATATAAATTGGAGAAGTACGTATTTTATGTATACATAAAATGAACGCTAAAATTAAACGTTGTTtgtaatgtgtacgtactataccctagcccctatgcgtattaacccttagggaaaaaacaagaaacgtgtacCAAAGATCAAAAGTATTTGCCGATAACTAATCCCAAGACAAACGAGACCTACTAGTTGTTCTATCTTAATTGGCACAACATAGACATTGGACATAAGattttatgcattatacagacaatATAATCCATTACGCATATTCAGTTCGTGCATTATTTGTACGACCATTATTCAGCATACAATGTGCATTGGAGACTTACGTGATGAATTTATAGGTCAAACACGAACTACTCTAACACGTTGTTagtaatgtgtacgtactatacacTAGCCCCcgggcttattaaacccttagggaaaacaagtaAGGTGCGACAAATAACAAAACAAGGACACAAAAATAAATGCATTACATAGGTATTATGCATTGCTGGTCAAGAaatatgcattatataggcagAAATATTCATTATACGTGATCAATTTGTGCATTACATGCATCGTTTTAACCTACTGCTGTAGCTATACCGCGAGCAAAACCTGGAAGAAGTCGTCAAATTCGTCGCTGATTAATTACTCTATCCTGAACATTGCTGTTCTTAAAAAATCACATCGAACATTCAGGTACAAGGACCActgtacataattaaaagagGGGTCAGCATAAAAGTACAACTTTGCGATGTAGTAAGCAAACAATTAATGCACAAACATATATAAATTGGAGAAGTACGTATTTTATGTATACATAAAATGAACGCTAAAATTAAACGTTGTTtgtaatgtgtacgtactataccctagcccctatgcatattaacccttagggaaaaaacaagaaacgtgtacCAAAGATCAAAAGTATTTGCCGATAACTAATCCCAAGACAAACGAGACCTACTAGTTGTTCTATCTTAATTGGCACAACATAGACATTGGACATAAGattttatgcattatacagacaatATAATCCATTACGCATATTCAGTTCGTGCATTATTTGTACGACCATTATTCAGCATACAATGTGCATTGGAGACTTACATGATGAATTTATAGGTCAAACACGAACTACTCTAACACGTTGTTagtaatgtgtacgtactatacacTAGCCCCcgggcttattaaacccttagggaaaacaagtaAGGTGCGACAAATATCAAAACAAGGACACAAAAATAAATGCATTACATAGGTATTATGCATTGCTGGTCAAGAaatatgcattatataggcagAAATATTCATTATACGTGATCAATTTGTGCATTACATGCATCGTTTTAACCTACTGCTGTAGCTATACCGCGAGCAAAACCTGGAAGAAGTCGTCAAATTCGTCGCTGATTAATTACTCTATCCTGAACATTGCTGTTCTTAAAAAATCACATCGAGCAATCAAATAATCACAGCAAGCGATCATATAATACCATGAAAACGAACTACACGAAATACTTGGTGATTAACTATCTCATAATCAGCCTGCTGCAACTAGAACCCTGACATCcgaaccaaaaaataaaaaaaccaaatcagatttaccttcttccattattATTGCTCGAAATCGATTGCTACGACACCAATTAGACAAGCTTGAAAGACCACGTATTGATACACGCCAAAATTGAGAAATGTGAAACTTGAAACCTTGTTGCTAgaaatcaaaatacaaaaaaagtgCGCCTGACTTCAAGCCCTGCTTCTTCACCGTGAGATATGAAAAAAAGAACGTGAATATCTTCAAGGAGGGAATCATGGATTTTCCATAACCGCAACATAATATTTTACCAAATTTGCCCTTTTTAGATATTAAATtgattataattaaatgtgatcTGCGAATTTTAGCATCCATCGGATTGATGTAATTGACGGTatagattaagaaggaaaaatgaggaaatatagaaaaaggaaatgaatacatccctatatatatatatatatatatatatatatatatatatatatatatatatatatatataaataatacttaaGGGGCAGAAGAAATTG is a window encoding:
- the LOC121770390 gene encoding uncharacterized protein LOC121770390 — protein: MPKRGRPRSQASQEADKLLRVDIEDAVDDIIPVALATKLRQRLAEIAPGTSGCQDEPRPITGRKHDRLYSRRTPSEFIDCLKRLNPRQKKAVTDIGFGAVLDFDVKEIPPYLAYWVLSALNLPRCQIQLTGGEHLTLDEEDVHLTLGFPRGPKLISRPEDKQSNFGFNDQVAERCQKGRFKMTPKDIAHLMMAEVDGGDDFKKLFMFLLENALIETPSDGHCKPKILHFIDHVADINNLNWCGYVLSVLEATHPSWSSGQSVVYLYSALCIQTKALFTIYYAS
- the LOC121772199 gene encoding uncharacterized protein LOC121772199 isoform X3; the encoded protein is MASLLDGTAATINRTLHLHHYMASQRRRAAVAVVHSRRLRTITEVQQGSSSSGEVSASVAVRRSSRRRPLTFAVQTKGLSSVRWLTESLQLKLCRAAVVVPLFLAHSGWTWAGDVQELHYCRLSQLRSWLTTESGFPGCLGSSGCRHNRTEIQAKKEGSKLIVSFVKR
- the LOC121772199 gene encoding uncharacterized protein LOC121772199 isoform X1; this encodes MASLLDGTAATINRTLHLHHYMASQRRRAAVAVVHSRRLRTITEVQQGSSSSGEVSASVAVRRSSRRRPLTFAVQTKGKRVPTLIVCRLILLQQGRACTHKNKCDSILICYSTAVALFPCLCSTLSEFLVRFLQGLSSVRWLTESLQLKLCRAAVVVPLFLAHSGWTWAGDVQELHYCRLSQLRSWLTTESGFPGCLGSSGCRHNRTEIQAKKEGSKLIVSFVKR
- the LOC121772199 gene encoding uncharacterized protein LOC121772199 isoform X2; translated protein: MEPPPPLTARFTSITTWRLSAVELPSPSFTPGVCAPLPKSNKARRPLARSLPQLLFDEARGAALSPSLFRLNAGKRVPTLIVCRLILLQQGRACTHKNKCDSILICYSTAVALFPCLCSTLSEFLVRFLQGLSSVRWLTESLQLKLCRAAVVVPLFLAHSGWTWAGDVQELHYCRLSQLRSWLTTESGFPGCLGSSGCRHNRTEIQAKKEGSKLIVSFVKR